From the Myxococcales bacterium genome, one window contains:
- a CDS encoding M36 family metallopeptidase: MKLRVFSRRLMLAALAATAACADGAPAPTDVTPRTLATTPAVAGRLWVAAEPAQPAATAAASAIAHVRRIAPRWGAPAGAVDLVARATLPVPGGELVRLAQEVDGVPVDRADLKVLIGPGGTLLAASGVLVPADLARDRDGFQLDARAAVARAVAASTGVDVAAGLRAEAGATADLGWFSGGAGDVVVERARARHRWHRDRDALVPVWVVEAYVAASDSTDSRAERVVVAARDGRVLARHDLTVDAAFTYRVWAETGGDRRMLDGPIEDFSPTPSGTPGGARPAFIAPNLVTVDGLNHPAGGPADPWLASGATETVGNNVDAYTDINLPGGLSAGDFRATTTSASTFDRTYDTGAEALASTAQQSAAIAQLFYAINWLHDDWYDAGFTEAAGNGQADNYGRGGVAGDALLAEAQDSANDGARNNANMSTPEDGMAPRMQVYLWSGLDDRTLTIGARTPSTRAPTTYGPTQYDLVGTIVAGTDGAGAALDDGCEPLTNDVTGRVALLARGNCTGEVKAATAQAAGAIGLIIAHNVVGSPAPGLPNDANVTQPITIPVMSVSYDEGVAIRADLGAGPVTATFHRDLGPEVDGALDAALVAHEFGHYVHHRLSDCNTRMCGAQSEGWGDFIALLTLARDGDDLTGAYAISTYASNDDPYFGIRRAPYSTDGAKNAFTFQMVADDAALPTSHPLAFAGANSEVHNAGEIWAQVMWEGYVALQQARGARTFDEARRTMMRYVVAGLGLAPTDATFTETRNAILAAARAASPADAAVLTAAFARRGLGSCAVSPPRDSSDFIGALESFVTKGNAEPSGVTVAIDVKDCDHDGALDVGETATITVPVTNVGVELLSAVTVTATGSAGLTISTPTVDLGALAPDGSGTASFQVTVADAVGPVAATVDVTITAPGGCTETRQIVLPIRLVADDDPAAAASDTFDALVSPWTPTGSDARRAWGAVDGVGLDRFWHGEDLGFPSDTAIESPAMTAGAGPVTVAFDHAYQFEFSNDVYWDGGVVEITTDAGATWRDVADLTNIPYDGPLSVDAGNVLAGQMAFSDQNPAFPARDHVVLDFGTQLAGTTFRLRFRIGTDASASAPGWDIDNLVVTGITNTPFPVVVADADACTAPPDQTDDGGCCSTNGGAGAGSSLAGGLVVAALLRRRRRRAA; the protein is encoded by the coding sequence ATGAAGCTCCGGGTGTTCTCTCGACGACTGATGCTCGCCGCGCTGGCGGCGACGGCGGCGTGCGCCGATGGCGCGCCCGCACCGACCGACGTGACACCCCGGACGCTGGCGACGACGCCCGCGGTCGCCGGCCGCCTGTGGGTGGCCGCCGAGCCGGCCCAGCCCGCCGCCACCGCCGCCGCCTCGGCGATCGCCCACGTCCGCCGGATCGCGCCGCGCTGGGGCGCGCCGGCCGGCGCCGTCGACCTGGTCGCGCGCGCGACCCTGCCGGTCCCGGGCGGCGAGCTGGTGCGCCTGGCCCAGGAGGTCGACGGCGTGCCGGTCGATCGCGCCGATCTGAAGGTGCTGATCGGCCCCGGCGGCACGCTGCTCGCGGCCTCGGGCGTGCTCGTCCCGGCCGATCTGGCGCGCGACCGCGACGGCTTCCAGCTCGACGCGCGCGCCGCGGTCGCCCGCGCGGTCGCCGCCAGCACCGGCGTCGACGTCGCCGCCGGCCTGCGCGCCGAGGCCGGCGCGACCGCCGACCTGGGCTGGTTCAGCGGCGGCGCCGGCGACGTGGTCGTCGAGCGCGCCCGCGCCCGCCACCGCTGGCACCGCGACCGCGACGCGCTGGTGCCGGTCTGGGTGGTCGAGGCCTACGTCGCCGCCAGCGACTCGACCGACAGCCGCGCCGAGCGCGTCGTCGTCGCGGCCCGCGACGGCCGGGTGCTGGCGCGCCACGACCTCACCGTCGACGCCGCCTTCACCTACCGCGTGTGGGCCGAGACCGGCGGCGACCGGCGCATGCTCGACGGCCCGATCGAGGACTTCTCGCCGACCCCGAGCGGCACCCCGGGCGGCGCCCGCCCGGCGTTCATCGCCCCCAACCTGGTCACCGTCGACGGCCTGAACCACCCCGCGGGCGGCCCCGCCGACCCGTGGCTCGCCTCGGGCGCGACCGAGACCGTCGGCAACAACGTCGACGCGTACACCGACATCAACCTGCCGGGCGGCCTGTCCGCGGGCGACTTCCGCGCGACGACCACCAGCGCGTCCACGTTCGATCGCACCTACGACACCGGCGCCGAGGCGCTGGCCTCGACCGCGCAGCAGTCGGCCGCGATCGCGCAGCTGTTCTACGCGATCAACTGGCTCCACGACGACTGGTACGACGCCGGCTTCACCGAGGCGGCCGGCAACGGCCAGGCCGACAACTACGGCCGCGGCGGCGTCGCCGGCGACGCGCTCTTGGCCGAGGCCCAGGACAGCGCGAACGACGGCGCCCGCAACAACGCCAACATGTCGACGCCCGAGGACGGCATGGCGCCGCGCATGCAGGTGTACCTGTGGAGCGGGCTCGACGACCGCACGCTGACGATCGGCGCGCGCACCCCGAGCACCCGGGCGCCCACGACGTACGGCCCGACCCAGTACGATCTGGTCGGCACGATCGTGGCCGGCACCGACGGCGCCGGCGCCGCGCTCGACGACGGGTGCGAGCCGCTGACCAACGACGTCACCGGCCGCGTCGCGCTCCTGGCCCGGGGCAACTGCACCGGCGAGGTCAAGGCGGCGACCGCCCAGGCCGCCGGCGCGATCGGGCTGATCATCGCGCACAACGTCGTCGGCAGCCCCGCGCCGGGCCTGCCCAACGACGCCAACGTCACGCAGCCGATCACGATCCCCGTGATGTCGGTCAGCTACGACGAGGGCGTCGCGATCCGCGCCGACCTCGGCGCCGGGCCGGTGACCGCGACCTTCCACCGCGACCTCGGGCCCGAGGTCGACGGCGCGCTCGACGCGGCGCTGGTCGCGCACGAGTTCGGCCACTACGTCCACCACCGCCTGAGCGACTGCAACACGCGCATGTGCGGCGCCCAGAGCGAGGGCTGGGGCGACTTCATCGCGCTGTTGACGCTGGCCCGCGACGGCGACGATCTGACCGGCGCCTACGCGATCAGCACCTACGCCAGCAACGACGATCCGTACTTCGGCATCCGCCGCGCGCCGTACTCGACCGACGGCGCCAAGAACGCGTTCACGTTCCAGATGGTCGCCGACGACGCGGCGCTGCCGACCAGCCACCCGCTCGCCTTCGCCGGCGCCAACTCCGAGGTCCACAACGCCGGCGAGATCTGGGCCCAGGTGATGTGGGAGGGCTACGTCGCGCTGCAGCAGGCGCGCGGCGCCCGCACCTTCGACGAGGCCCGCCGCACGATGATGCGCTACGTGGTCGCCGGCCTCGGGCTGGCGCCGACCGACGCCACCTTCACCGAGACCCGCAACGCCATCCTCGCGGCGGCGCGCGCCGCCAGCCCGGCCGACGCCGCGGTGCTCACCGCCGCCTTCGCCCGGCGCGGGCTCGGCTCGTGCGCCGTGTCGCCGCCGCGTGACTCCAGCGACTTCATCGGCGCGCTCGAGAGCTTCGTGACCAAGGGCAACGCCGAGCCCAGCGGCGTCACCGTGGCGATCGACGTCAAGGACTGTGATCACGACGGCGCGCTCGACGTCGGCGAGACCGCGACGATCACCGTGCCGGTGACCAACGTCGGCGTCGAGCTGTTGAGCGCGGTGACCGTGACCGCGACCGGCAGCGCCGGGCTGACGATCTCCACCCCGACCGTCGACCTCGGCGCGCTGGCGCCCGACGGCAGCGGCACCGCGAGCTTCCAGGTCACCGTCGCCGACGCCGTGGGCCCCGTGGCCGCGACCGTCGACGTCACGATCACCGCGCCCGGCGGGTGCACCGAGACCCGCCAGATCGTGCTGCCGATCCGGCTGGTCGCTGACGACGACCCCGCCGCCGCGGCCAGCGACACCTTCGACGCGCTGGTGTCGCCGTGGACGCCGACCGGGTCCGACGCCCGCCGCGCGTGGGGCGCCGTCGACGGCGTCGGCCTCGATCGGTTCTGGCACGGCGAGGACCTCGGCTTCCCCAGCGACACCGCGATCGAGTCGCCGGCGATGACCGCCGGCGCCGGCCCGGTGACCGTGGCCTTCGACCACGCCTACCAGTTCGAGTTCTCGAACGACGTCTACTGGGACGGCGGCGTCGTCGAGATCACCACCGACGCCGGCGCCACCTGGCGCGACGTGGCGGACCTGACCAACATCCCGTACGACGGCCCGCTCAGCGTCGACGCCGGCAACGTCCTGGCCGGGCAGATGGCGTTCAGCGATCAGAACCCGGCGTTCCCGGCCCGCGACCACGTCGTCCTCGACTTCGGCACCCAGCTCGCGGGCACGACCTTCCGCCTGCGGTTCCGCATCGGCACCGACGCCTCGGCCAGCGCGCCGGGCTGGGACATCGACAACCTCGTCGTCACCGGCATCACCAACACGCCGTTCCCGGTGGTCGTCGCCGACGCCGACGCCTGCACCGCCCCGCCGGACCAGACCGACGACGGCGGCTGCTGCAGCACCAACGGCGGCGCCGGCGCCGGCTCGTCGCTGGCCGGCGGGCTGGTGGTCGCGGCGCTGCTCCGGCGGCGCCGTCGGCGCGCGGCCTGA
- a CDS encoding DUF938 domain-containing protein has product MTAQRSSPSVARNRAPILEVLRRALPPSGVVLEIASGTGEHAVHFAGALPALTWQPTDADPAARASIAAWREDAALPNLRAPLPLDVTGPWPLATADAVVCINMIHISPWAATEALFAGAARVLAAGAPLVTYGPYRFGGVTAPSNLDFDASLRARDPRWGVRDVDDLDACAATCGLARIETVALPANNHALVWRRG; this is encoded by the coding sequence GTGACCGCCCAGCGATCGTCGCCGTCCGTCGCGCGCAACCGCGCGCCCATCCTCGAGGTCCTGCGCCGGGCGCTGCCGCCCAGCGGCGTCGTGCTCGAGATCGCCAGCGGCACCGGCGAGCACGCCGTCCACTTCGCGGGCGCGTTGCCGGCCCTGACGTGGCAGCCGACCGACGCCGACCCGGCCGCTCGCGCCAGCATCGCCGCCTGGCGCGAGGACGCGGCCCTGCCCAACCTGCGCGCGCCGCTGCCGCTCGACGTCACCGGGCCGTGGCCGCTCGCCACCGCCGACGCGGTCGTGTGCATCAACATGATCCACATCTCGCCGTGGGCCGCGACCGAGGCGCTGTTCGCCGGCGCGGCGCGCGTGCTCGCCGCCGGCGCGCCGCTGGTCACCTACGGCCCGTACCGGTTCGGCGGCGTGACCGCGCCGTCGAACCTCGACTTCGACGCCAGCCTGCGCGCGCGCGATCCGCGCTGGGGCGTGCGCGACGTCGACGACCTCGACGCGTGCGCCGCCACCTGCGGCCTCGCGCGCATCGAGACCGTCGCGCTGCCGGCCAACAACCACGCCCTGGTCTGGCGCCGCGGCTGA
- a CDS encoding glutathione S-transferase family protein: MTQIILHGPPQSSYVRTARMVAHEKGLAYQLAPVELGSADHLAKHPWGRVPLLTHGDVELIETSAIAHYLDAIGPGPALVPTAPVARAENEKWISVIHCYAYGDLVRNYLFHYLFPKTADGQPDRALIERDAPAMARDLRLFEAGFRGEWLTGPTLALADLFLAPILTYVGMFPEAQAVLEGAPNLRRFQRAIGARASFVETAPPRPA; the protein is encoded by the coding sequence ATGACCCAGATCATCCTCCACGGACCGCCCCAGAGCTCCTACGTTCGCACCGCGCGCATGGTCGCGCACGAGAAGGGCCTCGCGTACCAGCTCGCGCCGGTCGAGCTCGGCAGCGCCGACCACCTCGCCAAGCACCCCTGGGGCCGGGTGCCGCTGCTCACCCACGGCGACGTCGAGCTCATCGAGACCTCGGCGATCGCCCACTACCTCGACGCGATCGGCCCGGGCCCGGCGCTGGTGCCGACCGCGCCGGTGGCGCGGGCCGAGAACGAGAAGTGGATCAGCGTCATCCACTGCTACGCCTACGGCGACCTGGTGCGGAACTACCTGTTCCACTACCTGTTCCCGAAGACCGCCGACGGCCAGCCCGATCGCGCGCTGATCGAGCGCGACGCGCCGGCGATGGCGCGCGACCTGCGGCTGTTCGAGGCCGGGTTCCGCGGCGAGTGGCTGACCGGGCCGACGCTGGCGCTGGCCGACCTGTTCCTCGCGCCGATCCTCACCTACGTCGGGATGTTCCCCGAGGCCCAGGCGGTGCTGGAGGGGGCGCCCAACCTGCGCCGGTTCCAGCGCGCGATCGGGGCCCGCGCCAGCTTCGTCGAGACCGCGCCGCCGCGCCCGGCGTGA
- a CDS encoding serine/threonine protein kinase has protein sequence MDDPRIGTIVAERYQVLERLAQGGMGAVYRGTHIDLGREVAIKFLHEWAVSEPAFVKRFEVEARAMASLQHASCAQVLDVGVAGGAPFVVMEFVGGRTLHELLDDGPLEAQRAIEIARQVLAALDHAHGQGIIHRDIKPANVAVTSSEFGDQVKVLDFGLAKVLANASQLTGAFAVGTPSYMPPEQSLGLEVDARTDLYAVGVMLFELLTGDLPFVRDDPAEVIAAHRTSPPPLLCERNPAGVYSAELEAVLVRALAKAPADRYPSATEMARALAAVPEARVGRVVAMTPAPTPLVPRPLDSGTMVLGSEAMIAIEPAAVASVAAAPVVAVAAAPVVAVAAAPPAVEPLAVEPPVPVVAAPAVVPLALPPAAAMPMPVVAPMRAMTPTPTPLGRLRKLVGSLDRRGRVIAAAVVGGTVVVVIAALVGGGASSPKAKPPPSPPGASADPDPPTSAELEALRPRLRGADTSDEVVRALQRLGGREPTNGEIPLALGQVYCERLWVSDCLQAFRKAIQLAPALRDDPRLVGSAVYGLGNDRAHGDVRRFLVREVGASAVPTLTAVVEGRWRKEVKERATATLRDLGAAP, from the coding sequence GTGGACGACCCGCGGATCGGCACGATCGTCGCCGAGCGGTACCAGGTGCTCGAACGCCTGGCCCAGGGCGGGATGGGCGCGGTCTATCGCGGCACCCACATCGACCTCGGCCGCGAGGTCGCGATCAAGTTCCTGCACGAGTGGGCGGTCAGCGAACCGGCGTTCGTCAAGCGGTTCGAGGTCGAGGCCCGGGCCATGGCCAGCCTGCAGCACGCGAGCTGCGCCCAGGTGCTCGACGTCGGCGTCGCCGGCGGCGCGCCGTTCGTGGTGATGGAGTTCGTCGGCGGCCGGACCCTGCACGAGCTGCTCGACGACGGGCCGCTCGAGGCGCAGCGCGCGATCGAGATCGCGCGCCAGGTGCTCGCGGCGCTCGATCACGCCCACGGCCAGGGCATCATCCATCGCGACATCAAGCCCGCCAACGTCGCCGTGACCAGCTCGGAGTTCGGCGATCAGGTCAAGGTGCTCGACTTCGGCCTGGCCAAGGTGCTCGCCAACGCCAGCCAGCTCACCGGCGCGTTCGCGGTCGGGACGCCCAGCTACATGCCGCCCGAGCAGAGCCTCGGGCTCGAGGTCGACGCGCGCACCGATCTGTACGCGGTCGGGGTGATGTTGTTCGAGCTGTTGACCGGCGACCTGCCGTTCGTGCGCGACGATCCGGCCGAGGTGATCGCGGCGCACCGCACCTCGCCGCCGCCGCTCTTGTGCGAGCGCAACCCGGCCGGCGTCTACTCGGCCGAGCTCGAGGCGGTGCTGGTCCGCGCGCTGGCGAAGGCGCCGGCGGATCGCTACCCCAGCGCGACCGAGATGGCGCGGGCGCTGGCCGCGGTGCCCGAGGCGCGGGTCGGCCGGGTCGTGGCGATGACGCCGGCGCCGACGCCGCTGGTCCCGCGACCGCTCGACAGCGGCACGATGGTCCTCGGCAGCGAGGCGATGATCGCGATCGAGCCGGCGGCCGTGGCCTCGGTCGCGGCCGCCCCGGTCGTCGCGGTCGCGGCGGCCCCGGTCGTCGCGGTCGCGGCGGCCCCGCCCGCGGTCGAGCCGCTGGCGGTCGAGCCGCCGGTCCCCGTGGTGGCGGCGCCGGCGGTGGTGCCGCTGGCGCTCCCGCCCGCGGCGGCGATGCCGATGCCGGTGGTCGCGCCGATGCGCGCGATGACGCCGACGCCGACGCCGCTGGGGCGGCTGCGCAAGCTGGTGGGGTCGCTCGATCGGCGCGGGCGCGTGATCGCCGCGGCCGTCGTCGGCGGCACCGTCGTCGTCGTCATCGCCGCGCTCGTGGGCGGCGGCGCCAGCTCACCCAAGGCCAAGCCCCCGCCGTCGCCGCCGGGCGCGAGCGCGGATCCAGATCCGCCGACCAGCGCGGAGCTCGAGGCGCTGCGCCCGCGGCTGCGCGGCGCCGACACCAGCGACGAGGTCGTGCGCGCGCTCCAGCGCCTCGGCGGCCGCGAGCCCACCAACGGCGAGATCCCGCTGGCGCTCGGGCAGGTCTACTGCGAGCGCTTGTGGGTCAGCGACTGCCTCCAGGCGTTCCGCAAGGCGATCCAGCTCGCGCCGGCGCTGCGCGACGATCCGCGCCTGGTCGGCAGCGCGGTCTACGGCCTCGGCAACGACCGGGCCCACGGCGACGTGCGGCGGTTCCTGGTGCGCGAGGTCGGCGCCAGCGCGGTGCCGACCCTGACCGCGGTGGTCGAGGGCCGGTGGCGCAAGGAAGTGAAGGAGCGGGCGACGGCCACGCTGCGCGACCTGGGCGCGGCGCCGTAG
- a CDS encoding sporulation protein, protein MSFLDKVKASVGKDSADLEVDMQQRPTKRGEPLRALIHVKPGKNKQKMRYLRVSLEYTGHFQVPTVDGGMINVEGTGRIWYGDWPNTTDVMIEPGGSYTYPVELKIPSDSPLSHDKLKYKFFVRADIDDAKDPEFATNFDIRE, encoded by the coding sequence ATGAGCTTCCTGGACAAGGTCAAGGCGTCGGTCGGCAAGGACTCCGCCGACCTCGAAGTCGACATGCAGCAGCGGCCGACCAAGCGGGGCGAGCCCCTGCGGGCGCTGATCCACGTCAAGCCCGGCAAGAACAAGCAGAAGATGCGCTACCTGCGCGTCTCGCTCGAGTACACCGGCCACTTCCAGGTGCCGACCGTCGACGGCGGCATGATCAACGTCGAGGGCACCGGCCGCATCTGGTACGGCGACTGGCCCAACACCACCGACGTCATGATCGAGCCGGGCGGCAGCTACACCTACCCGGTCGAGCTCAAGATCCCGAGCGACAGCCCGCTCTCGCACGACAAGCTCAAGTACAAGTTCTTCGTGCGCGCCGACATCGACGACGCCAAGGACCCCGAGTTCGCGACCAACTTCGACATCCGCGAGTGA
- a CDS encoding tryptophanase, with product MTVAEPGRRTVIEPFKVKVCEPLPFLDRPTRAKVLEEAGWNLFLVHARDVTFDLLTDSGTTAMSAAQWAAMMVADESYAGSSSFGRFEAVVQRITGFPHVIPTHQGRAAERLLFSTLVKPGHVVPSNNHFDTTRANLEHLGAIALDLVIREGTDPSNPHPFKGNIDLDRLEACCREHAGQIPFGMITITNNTGGGQPVALANLRAAAEIYRRHGIPFVIDACRFAENSWFIKSREPGCGDRPVRDIARETFDLADACLMSAKKDGMVNIGGFIATRRADWLPALRSLLILTEGFPTYGGLAARDLEALAVGLDEALDERYLEYRVAVVQYFSDGLARVGLPVMRPAGGHAVYIDARALLPHLPPDHLPAQVLACELYLALGVRSCEIGSVMFGKTVAGQFQPAPMELVRLAIPRRVYTQAHFDSIIEGMVDIVARKDTLRGLRIVEEPPFLRHFTARFAPR from the coding sequence ATGACCGTCGCCGAGCCCGGCCGGCGCACGGTCATCGAGCCCTTCAAGGTCAAGGTGTGCGAGCCGCTGCCGTTCCTCGACCGCCCGACCCGGGCCAAGGTCCTCGAGGAGGCCGGCTGGAACCTGTTCCTGGTCCACGCCCGGGACGTGACGTTCGATCTGCTGACCGACTCCGGCACCACCGCGATGAGCGCGGCGCAGTGGGCGGCGATGATGGTCGCCGACGAGAGCTACGCCGGGTCGAGCAGCTTCGGCCGGTTCGAGGCCGTGGTCCAGCGCATCACCGGCTTCCCCCACGTCATCCCGACCCACCAGGGCCGCGCCGCCGAGCGGCTGCTGTTCTCGACCCTGGTCAAGCCCGGGCACGTGGTGCCGTCGAACAACCACTTCGACACCACCCGCGCCAACCTCGAGCACCTCGGCGCGATCGCCCTCGATCTGGTGATCCGCGAGGGCACCGACCCGTCGAACCCGCACCCGTTCAAGGGCAACATCGACCTCGATCGGCTCGAGGCCTGCTGCCGCGAGCACGCCGGCCAGATCCCGTTCGGGATGATCACGATCACCAACAACACCGGCGGCGGTCAGCCGGTCGCGCTGGCCAACCTGCGCGCGGCCGCGGAGATCTATCGCCGGCACGGCATCCCGTTCGTGATCGACGCGTGCCGGTTCGCCGAGAACAGCTGGTTCATCAAGTCGCGCGAGCCCGGCTGTGGCGACCGCCCGGTGCGCGACATCGCGCGCGAGACCTTCGATCTCGCCGACGCCTGCCTGATGAGCGCCAAGAAGGACGGCATGGTCAACATCGGCGGCTTCATCGCCACCCGCCGCGCCGACTGGCTGCCGGCGCTGCGCAGCCTGCTGATCCTGACCGAGGGCTTCCCGACCTACGGCGGGCTGGCGGCGCGCGATCTCGAGGCGCTGGCGGTCGGCCTCGACGAGGCGCTCGACGAGCGCTACCTCGAGTACCGGGTCGCGGTCGTGCAGTACTTCAGCGACGGCCTGGCCCGGGTCGGCCTGCCGGTGATGCGCCCGGCCGGCGGGCACGCGGTCTACATCGACGCGCGCGCGCTCTTGCCGCACCTGCCGCCCGACCACCTCCCGGCGCAGGTGCTGGCGTGCGAGCTGTACCTGGCGCTGGGCGTGCGCTCGTGCGAGATCGGCTCGGTCATGTTCGGCAAGACCGTCGCCGGCCAGTTCCAGCCGGCGCCGATGGAGCTGGTGCGGCTGGCGATCCCGCGCCGGGTCTACACCCAGGCCCACTTCGACTCGATCATCGAGGGCATGGTCGACATCGTCGCGCGCAAGGACACGCTGCGCGGGCTGCGGATCGTCGAGGAGCCGCCGTTCCTGCGCCACTTCACCGCGCGGTTCGCGCCGCGCTGA